In one window of Cynocephalus volans isolate mCynVol1 chromosome 6, mCynVol1.pri, whole genome shotgun sequence DNA:
- the DECR2 gene encoding peroxisomal 2,4-dienoyl-CoA reductase [(3E)-enoyl-CoA-producing] isoform X2 — translation MAQPPPDVAEDDCLPEYRHLFCPDLLRDKVAFITGGGSGIGFRIAEIFMRHGCHTVIASRSLLRVSTAAKKLTTATGQRCLPLSIDVRAPATIMAAVDQALKDFNKIDILVNCAAGNFLCPASTLSFNAFRTVMEIDTIGTFNVSRVLYEKFFQDHGGVIVNITATLGNRGQVLQVHAGSAKAAVDAMTRHLAVEWGPQNIRVNSLAPGPISGTEGFRRLGKYEDQCCNEPPFPVSL, via the exons ATGGCCCAGCCGCCGCCTGACGTGGCAGAGGACGATTGTCTCCCTGAGTATCGCCACCTCTTCTGTCCGGACCTGCTCCG ggACAAAGTGGCCTTTATCACGGGCGGGGGCTCTGGCATTGGGTTCCGGATTGCTGAGATCTTCATGCG GCATGGCTGCCACACGGTCATCGCCAGCAGGAGCCTGCTCAGAGTGTCGACG GCTGCTAAGAAGCTGACTACTGCTACTGGCCAGCGGTGCCTGCCTTTATCTATAGATGTCCGAGCTCCTGCAACTATCATGGCTGCTGTGGACCAGGCACTGAAGGACTTCAACAAAATTGACATTCTTGTTAACT GCGCAGCTGGAAACTTCCTGTGTCCTGCCAGCACACTGTCCTTCAATGCCTTCAGGACTGTGATGGAGATCGATACCATCGGCACATTCAACGTGTCTCGTGTGCTCTATGAGAAGTTCTTCCAG GACCATGGAGGGGTGATCGTGAACATCACTGCGACCCTGGGCAACCGGGGGCAGGTGCTCCAGGTGCACGCAGGCTCTGCCAAGGCGGCTGTGG ATGCAATGACACGGCACTTGGCTGTGGAGTGGGGTCCCCAGAACATCCGCGTCAACAGCCTCGCCCCTGGCCCCATCAGCGGCACAGAGGGGTTCCGGCGACTAG GGAAATATGAAGACCAGTGCTGCAATGAACCCCCTTTTCCTGTTTCCTTGTGA
- the DECR2 gene encoding peroxisomal 2,4-dienoyl-CoA reductase [(3E)-enoyl-CoA-producing] isoform X1: MAQPPPDVAEDDCLPEYRHLFCPDLLRDKVAFITGGGSGIGFRIAEIFMRHGCHTVIASRSLLRVSTAAKKLTTATGQRCLPLSIDVRAPATIMAAVDQALKDFNKIDILVNCAAGNFLCPASTLSFNAFRTVMEIDTIGTFNVSRVLYEKFFQDHGGVIVNITATLGNRGQVLQVHAGSAKAAVDAMTRHLAVEWGPQNIRVNSLAPGPISGTEGFRRLGGPQAIMSTQVLGSPLQRLGNKTEVAHSALYLASPLASYVTGTVLVVDGGVWLTAANNIKRLADFELFSAKL; this comes from the exons ATGGCCCAGCCGCCGCCTGACGTGGCAGAGGACGATTGTCTCCCTGAGTATCGCCACCTCTTCTGTCCGGACCTGCTCCG ggACAAAGTGGCCTTTATCACGGGCGGGGGCTCTGGCATTGGGTTCCGGATTGCTGAGATCTTCATGCG GCATGGCTGCCACACGGTCATCGCCAGCAGGAGCCTGCTCAGAGTGTCGACG GCTGCTAAGAAGCTGACTACTGCTACTGGCCAGCGGTGCCTGCCTTTATCTATAGATGTCCGAGCTCCTGCAACTATCATGGCTGCTGTGGACCAGGCACTGAAGGACTTCAACAAAATTGACATTCTTGTTAACT GCGCAGCTGGAAACTTCCTGTGTCCTGCCAGCACACTGTCCTTCAATGCCTTCAGGACTGTGATGGAGATCGATACCATCGGCACATTCAACGTGTCTCGTGTGCTCTATGAGAAGTTCTTCCAG GACCATGGAGGGGTGATCGTGAACATCACTGCGACCCTGGGCAACCGGGGGCAGGTGCTCCAGGTGCACGCAGGCTCTGCCAAGGCGGCTGTGG ATGCAATGACACGGCACTTGGCTGTGGAGTGGGGTCCCCAGAACATCCGCGTCAACAGCCTCGCCCCTGGCCCCATCAGCGGCACAGAGGGGTTCCGGCGACTAG gtggcccccaggccatcaTGAGCacacaggtccttggaagccccCTGCAGAGGCTGGGGAACAAGACCGAGGTGGCCCACAGTGCCCTGTACCTGGCCAGCCCCCTGGCATCCTACGTAACAGGGACAGTTCTGGTGGTTGATGGTGGAGTGTGGCTGACGGCTGCAAACAATATCAAGAGGCTGGCGGATTTTGAACTTTTCTCTGCTAAGCTGTAG